In Polyodon spathula isolate WHYD16114869_AA chromosome 27, ASM1765450v1, whole genome shotgun sequence, one DNA window encodes the following:
- the LOC121301394 gene encoding transcriptional repressor p66-alpha-like isoform X4 — translation MEQTVETTTGCFEMSEEAVRRTRSQKRALERESLPSEGDPKKMKLEKGDPVKSEEEGGGGVGDLKVKAEPGTPAKVQAMLKGGEVKATIKVEVQTGDQPVDMSTAKSEVIKKDRRVPSPDIIVLSDNEPSSPRMNGLSKFSKESNADMLLKSSPEERERIIKQLKEELRLEEAKLVLLKKLRQSQIQKESSALKPAGSSSTSVATPPPLVRGSQSITAGKGSLQVSSGRSSGTVIPPPLVRGGQQLSSKLGSQQHPQIVMPPLVRGAQPVSVSSQQIHSRQQQQQQQQHSGSGPPPLLMAPRASVPNVQIQGQRIIQQGLIRVANVPNASLLVNIPQASPTNMKSSSAQGGIAGVNANDSPASRQAAAKLALRKQLEKTLLEIPPPKPPAPELNFLPSAANNEFIYLVGLEEVVQNLLETQGKGKAAVASVAPAPKDPFTCAQCRTDFTCRWRQEKSGPIMCDQCMASNQKKALKAEHTNRLKAAFVKALAQEQEIEQRILQQQAAAPLPASSNAGSKSSEHHSLVSQVQHHVKVRTPSLPPNRGVIGRHHATIKQSPGQLARGPHSTGARGVLHTFSQSSQLQSAALVTRPDMKTIRIQIN, via the exons ATGGAGCAGACCGTAGAGACGACTACAGGAT GTTTTGAGATGTCAGAGGAGGCGGTGCGCCGGACGCGCAGTCAAAAACGGGCGCTGGAGCGAGAGTCGCTCCCCAGCGAGGGGGACCCCAAGAAGATGAAGCTGGAGAAAGGGGACCCCGTGAAGAgcgaggaggagggaggaggaggagtgggggATCTGAAGGTCAAGGCAGAGCCTGGGACCCCTGCCAAGGTGCAGGCCATGCTGAAGGGGGGGGAGGTCAAGGCCACCATCAAAGTGGAGGTGCAGACTGGGGACCAGCCTGTTGACATGAGCACTGCCAAGAG TGAAGTCATTAAGAAGGACAGGCGAGTTCCTTCTCCAGATATCATTGTGTTATCCGACAACGAGCCTTCCAGCCCGCGGATGAACGGCTTGAGTAAATTCTCGAAGGAATCGAACGCGGACATGCTCCTG AAGAGCAGCCCGGAGGAACGCGAGCGAATAATCAAGCAGCTGAAGGAGGAGCTGCGGCTGGAGGAGGCCAAGCTGGTGCTGCTGAAGAAACTGCGGCAGAGCCAGATCCAGAAAGAGAGCTCGGCACTGAAG cctGCAGGCTCCTCGAGCACTTCCGTGGCCACACCACCCCCCCTGGTCCGAGGGTCTCAGAGTATCACTGCAGGCAAGGGATCCCTGCAG GTGTCGTCGGGCCGCAGCTCCGGCACGGTGATCCCGCCTCCTCTGGTGAGAGGCGGCCAGCAGCTCTCCTCCAAACTGGGCTCCCAGCAGCACCCGCAGATAGTCATGCCTCCGCTGGTCAGGGGGGCACAG CCCGTGTCTGTGTCTTCTCAGCAAATACACAGCcgtcagcagcagcaacagcaacagcagcactcTGGCTCAGGCCCCCCTCCCCTGCTCATGGCCCCCAGGGCCTCCGTCCCCAACGTACAGATCCAGGGCCAGAGGATCATCCAGCAGGGGCTGATCCGCGTGGCCAACGTGCCCAACGCCAGCCTGCTGGTCAACATCCCACAG GCCTCCCCGACCAACATGAAGAGCTCCTCTGCACAGGGCGGAATCGCTGGGGTTAACGCCAACGACTCCCCCGCCAGCCGGCAGGCCGCGGCCAAGCTGGCGCTGCGCAAGCAGCTGGAGAAGACCCTGCTGGAGATCCCTCCGCCCAAACCCCCTGCCCCTGAGCTCAACTTCCTGCCCAGCGCTGCCAACAACGAGTTCATCTACCTGGTGGGGCTCGAGGAGGTGGTGCAGAACCTGCTGGAGACGCAGGGCAAAG gtaAGGCAGCGGTGGCGTCGGTGGCTCCAGCTCCCAAGGACCCCTTCACCTGCGCTCAGTGCAGGACGGACTTCACCTGCCGATGGAGGCAGGAGAAGAGCGGCCCCATCATGTGCGATCAGTGCATGGCGTCCAATCAGAAGAAAGCCCTGAAGGCCGAGCACACCAACCGGCTGAAGGCTGCCTTCGTGAAGGCGCTAGCCCAGGAGCAGGAGATCGAGCAGCGGATACTGCAGCAGCAAGCGGCCGCGCCCCTGCCTGCCTCCTCCAACGCTGGCTCTAAGTCTTCAGAGCACCACAGCCTGGTCTCGCAGGTGCAGCACCACGTCAAAGTGCGGACCCCCAGCCTGCCCCCCAACAGGGGCGTGATCGGACGCCACCACGCCACGATCAAACAG